A genome region from Prionailurus bengalensis isolate Pbe53 chromosome B4, Fcat_Pben_1.1_paternal_pri, whole genome shotgun sequence includes the following:
- the ATN1 gene encoding atrophin-1 isoform X2: MKTRQNKDSMSMRSGRKKEAPGPREELRSRGRASPGGVSTSSSDGKAEKSRQTAKKARVEEASTPKVSKQGRSEEISESESEETNAPKKTKTEELPRPQSPSDLDSLDGRSLNDDGSSDPRDIDQDNRSTSPSIYSPGSVENDSDSSSGLSQGPARPYHPPPLFPPSPPPPDSTPRQPEPGFEPHPSVTPAGYHAPMEPPPSRMFQAPPGAPPPHPQLYPGGTGGGVLSGPPMGPKGGGAASSVGAPSGGKQHPPPTTPISISSSGAGGAPPTKPPNTPVGGGNLPSAPPPATFPHVTPNLPPPPALRPLNNASASPPGLGAQPLPGHLPSPHAMGQGMGGLPPGPEKGPTLAPSPHPLPPASSSSAPAPPMRYPYSSAGSSSAAASSSSSSSSSASQYPASQALPSYPHSFPPPTSLSVSNQPPKYTQPSLPSQAVWSQGPPPPPPYGRLLANSNAHPGPFPPSTGGQSTGHPPAPTHHHHHQQQQQQQQQQQQQQQQQQQQQQHHGSSGPPPPGAYPHSLESSSSHHSHPYAMSPSLGSLRPYPPGPAHLPPPHSQVSYSQAGPNGPPPSSSSNSSSSSQGSYPCSHPSPSQGPQGAPYPFPPVPPVTTSSATLSTVIATVASSPAGYKTASPPGPPPYGKRAPSPGAYKTATPPGYKPGSPPSFRTGTPPGYRGASPPAGPGTFKPGSPTVGPGPLPPAGPSGLSSLPPPPAAPASGPPLNATQIKQEPAEEYETPESPAPPARSPSPPPKVVDVPSHASQSARFNKHLDRGFNSCARSDLYFVPLEGSKLAKKRADLVEKVRREAEQRAREEKEREREREREKEREREKERELERSVKLAQEGRAPVECPSLGPVPHRPPFEPGSAVATVPPYLGPDTPALRTLSEYARPHVMSPGNRNHPFYVPLGAVDPGLLGYNVPALYSSDPAAREREREARERDLRDRLKPGFEVKPSELEPLHGVPGPGLDPFPRHGGLALQPGPPGLHPFPFHPSLGPLERERLALAAGPALRPDMSYAERLAAERQHAERVAALGNDPLARLQMLNVTPHHHQHSHIHSHLHLHQQDAIHAASASVHPLIDPLASGSHLTRIPYPAGTLPNPLLPHPLHENEVLRHQLFAAPYRDLPASLSAPMSAAHQLQAMHAQSAELQRLALEQQQWLHAHHPLHSVPLPAQEDYYSHLKKESDKPL, encoded by the exons ATGAAGACACGACAGAATAAAGACTCA aTGTCAATGAGGAGTGGACGGAAGAAAGAGGCCCCTGGGCCCCGGGAAGAGCTGAGATCGAGGGGCCGGGCCTCCCCTGGAGGGGTCAGCACGTCCAGCAGTGACGGCAAAGCCGAAAAGTCTAGGCAGACAGCCAAG AAGGCCCGCGTAGAGGAAGCCTCCACCCCAAAGGTCAGCAAGCAGGGCCGGAGTGAGGAGATCTCAGAAAGTGAAAGTGAGGAGACTAATGCACCAAAAAAGACCAAAACCGAG GAGCTCCCTCGGCCACAGTCTCCCTCCGATCTGGATAGTTTAGATGGGCGAAGCCTCAACGATGATGGCAGCAGTGACCCTAGGGATATTGACCAGGATAACCGAAGCACGTCCCCCAGCATCTACAGCCCTGGAAGCGTGGAGAATGACTCCGACTCATCTTCTGGCCTGTCCCAGGGCCCAGCCCGCCCCTACCACCCCCCTCcactctttcctccctctcctccaccgcCAGACAGCACCCCCCGACAGCCAGAGCCTGGCTTCGAACCCCATCCTTCTGTGACACCCGCTGGATATCATGCTCCCATGGAGCCCCCTCCATCTCGAATGTTCCAGGCTCCTCCTggggcccctccccctcacccacaGCTCTACCCGGGGGGCACTGGTGGAGGAGTTTTGTCTGGACCCCCAATGGGTCccaagggaggaggggctgcctcTTCAGTGGGGGCTCCTAGTGGGGGTAAACAGcaccctccacccaccacccccatttCAATATCAAGCTCTGGGGCTGGTGGTGCTCCCCCAACAAAGCCACCTAACACTCCAGTGGGTGGTGGAAACCTACCCTCTGCTCCACCACCAGCCACCTTCCCCCATGTGACACCAAAcctgcctcccccacctgctctgaGACCCCTTAACAATGCATCAGCCTCTCCTCCTGGCCTGGGGGCCCAGCCACTACCTGGGCAtctgccctctccccatgccATGGGGCAGGGTATGGGTGGACTTCCTCCTGGCCCAGAGAAGGGCCCCACTCTTGCTCCCTCACCCCATCCTCTgccccctgcttcctcctcttctgccccAGCCCCGCCAATGAGGTATCCATACTCGTCTGCAGGTAGCAGCTCTGCAGCAGCCTCCTCTTCcagttcttcctcttcctctgcctcccagtACCCAGCTTCCCAGGCATTGCCCAGTTatccccactccttccctcccccaacaAGCCTGTCTGTCTCCAATCAGCCACCCAAATACACTCAGCCTTCCCTTCCATCCCAGGCTGTATGGAGCCAgggtccccccccacctcctccctatGGCCGTCTCTTAGCCAACAGCAATGCCCACCCaggccccttccctccttccactgGAGGCCAGTCCACAGGCCACCCACCAGCCCCAacacatcaccatcaccaccagcaacaacagcagcaacagcagcagcagcagcagcagcaacagcagcaacagcagcaacagcaacatCATGGGAGCTCTGGGCCCCCTCCACCTGGAGCATATCCCCATTCCCTGGAGAGCAGTAGCTCCCACCATTCCCACCCTTATGCCATGTCGCCCTCCCTGGGGTCTCTGAGGCCCTACCCACCAGGGCCAGCACACCTGCCCCCACCTCACAGCCAGGTGTCCTACAGCCAAGCGGGCCCCAATGgccccccaccctcttcctcttccaactcctcttcttcctctcaagGATCCTACCCATGTTcacacccctccccttcccagggcCCCCAAGGAGCGCCCTATCCCTTCCCACCGGTGCCTCCGGTCACCACCTCTTCGGCTACGCTTTCCACGGTCATTGCCACAGTGGCTTCCTCGCCAGCGGGCTACAAAACAGCTTCCCCACCTGGGCCCCCGCCGTATGGAAAGAGAGCCCCGTCCCCAGGGGCCTACAAGACAGCCACCCCACCGGGATACAAGCCGGGGTCGCCTCCCTCCTTCCGAACAGGGACCCCACCCGGCTACCGAGGCGCCTCGCCGCCCGCGGGCCCAGGGACCTTCAAGCCAGGCTCGCCCACTGTGGGGCCAGGGCCTCTGCCACCTGCCGGGCCCTCAGGCCTGtcctccctgccaccaccacctgCGGCCCCTGCCTCGGGGCCGCCCCTGAACGCCACGCAGATCAAGCAAGAGCCGGCTGAAGAGTATGAGACCCCCGAGAGCCCGGCGCCCCCGGCCCGCAGCCCCTCGCCCCCTCCCAAGGTGGTAGACGTGCCCAGCCATGCCAGCCAGTCAGCCAG GTTCAACAAACACCTGGACCGCGGCTTTAACTCGTGCGCGCGCAGCGACCTGTACTTCGTGCCGCTGGAGGGCTCCAAGCTGGCCAAGAAGCGGGCCGACCTGGTTGAGAAGGTGCGGCGCGAGGCCGAGCAGCGCGCGCGCGAAGAAAAGGAGCGCGAGCGCGAGCGGGAACGCGAGAAGGAGCGGGAACGCGAGAAGGAGCGCGAGCTGGAACGCAGCGTG AAGTTGGCTCAGGAGGGCCGGGCTCCAGTGGAGTGCCCATCTCTCGGCCCAGTGCCCCATCGCCCTCCATTTGAGCCGGGCAGTGCTGTGGCTACAGTGCCCCCCTACCTGGGTCCTGACACTCCAGCCCTGCGCACGCTCAGTGAATACGCCCGGCCCCACGTCATGTCTCCTGGCAATCGCAACCATCCATTCTACGTGCCCTTAGGGGCAGTGGACCCGGGGCTCCTGGGTTACAATGTCCCGGCCTTGTACAGCAGTGACCCAGCAGCCCGGGAGAGGGAGCGGGAAGCCCGTGAACGAGACCTCCGTGACCGCCTCAAGCCTGGCTTTGAGGTGAAGCCCAGTGAGCTGGAACCCCTACATGGGGTCCCTGGGCCGGGCCTGGATCCCTTCCCCCGACATGGGGGCCTGGCTCTGCAGCCTGGCCCACCCGGCCTGCACCCTTTCCCCTTTCATCCGAGCCTGGGGCCCCTGGAGAGAGAACGTCTAGCGCTGGCAGCTGGTCCAGCCCTGCGGCCTGACATGTCATACGCCGAGCGTCTGGCAGCCGAGAGGCAGCATGCAGAAAGGGTGGCAGCCCTGGGCAATGACCCGCTGGCCCGGCTGCAGATGCTCAATGTGACCCCCCATCACCACCAGCACTCCCACATCCACTCCCACCTGCACCTCCACCAGCAGGACGCCATCCATGCAG
- the ATN1 gene encoding atrophin-1 isoform X1, whose product MKTRQNKDSMSMRSGRKKEAPGPREELRSRGRASPGGVSTSSSDGKAEKSRQTAKKARVEEASTPKVSKQGRSEEISESESEETNAPKKTKTEQELPRPQSPSDLDSLDGRSLNDDGSSDPRDIDQDNRSTSPSIYSPGSVENDSDSSSGLSQGPARPYHPPPLFPPSPPPPDSTPRQPEPGFEPHPSVTPAGYHAPMEPPPSRMFQAPPGAPPPHPQLYPGGTGGGVLSGPPMGPKGGGAASSVGAPSGGKQHPPPTTPISISSSGAGGAPPTKPPNTPVGGGNLPSAPPPATFPHVTPNLPPPPALRPLNNASASPPGLGAQPLPGHLPSPHAMGQGMGGLPPGPEKGPTLAPSPHPLPPASSSSAPAPPMRYPYSSAGSSSAAASSSSSSSSSASQYPASQALPSYPHSFPPPTSLSVSNQPPKYTQPSLPSQAVWSQGPPPPPPYGRLLANSNAHPGPFPPSTGGQSTGHPPAPTHHHHHQQQQQQQQQQQQQQQQQQQQQQHHGSSGPPPPGAYPHSLESSSSHHSHPYAMSPSLGSLRPYPPGPAHLPPPHSQVSYSQAGPNGPPPSSSSNSSSSSQGSYPCSHPSPSQGPQGAPYPFPPVPPVTTSSATLSTVIATVASSPAGYKTASPPGPPPYGKRAPSPGAYKTATPPGYKPGSPPSFRTGTPPGYRGASPPAGPGTFKPGSPTVGPGPLPPAGPSGLSSLPPPPAAPASGPPLNATQIKQEPAEEYETPESPAPPARSPSPPPKVVDVPSHASQSARFNKHLDRGFNSCARSDLYFVPLEGSKLAKKRADLVEKVRREAEQRAREEKEREREREREKEREREKERELERSVKLAQEGRAPVECPSLGPVPHRPPFEPGSAVATVPPYLGPDTPALRTLSEYARPHVMSPGNRNHPFYVPLGAVDPGLLGYNVPALYSSDPAAREREREARERDLRDRLKPGFEVKPSELEPLHGVPGPGLDPFPRHGGLALQPGPPGLHPFPFHPSLGPLERERLALAAGPALRPDMSYAERLAAERQHAERVAALGNDPLARLQMLNVTPHHHQHSHIHSHLHLHQQDAIHAASASVHPLIDPLASGSHLTRIPYPAGTLPNPLLPHPLHENEVLRHQLFAAPYRDLPASLSAPMSAAHQLQAMHAQSAELQRLALEQQQWLHAHHPLHSVPLPAQEDYYSHLKKESDKPL is encoded by the exons ATGAAGACACGACAGAATAAAGACTCA aTGTCAATGAGGAGTGGACGGAAGAAAGAGGCCCCTGGGCCCCGGGAAGAGCTGAGATCGAGGGGCCGGGCCTCCCCTGGAGGGGTCAGCACGTCCAGCAGTGACGGCAAAGCCGAAAAGTCTAGGCAGACAGCCAAG AAGGCCCGCGTAGAGGAAGCCTCCACCCCAAAGGTCAGCAAGCAGGGCCGGAGTGAGGAGATCTCAGAAAGTGAAAGTGAGGAGACTAATGCACCAAAAAAGACCAAAACCGAG CAGGAGCTCCCTCGGCCACAGTCTCCCTCCGATCTGGATAGTTTAGATGGGCGAAGCCTCAACGATGATGGCAGCAGTGACCCTAGGGATATTGACCAGGATAACCGAAGCACGTCCCCCAGCATCTACAGCCCTGGAAGCGTGGAGAATGACTCCGACTCATCTTCTGGCCTGTCCCAGGGCCCAGCCCGCCCCTACCACCCCCCTCcactctttcctccctctcctccaccgcCAGACAGCACCCCCCGACAGCCAGAGCCTGGCTTCGAACCCCATCCTTCTGTGACACCCGCTGGATATCATGCTCCCATGGAGCCCCCTCCATCTCGAATGTTCCAGGCTCCTCCTggggcccctccccctcacccacaGCTCTACCCGGGGGGCACTGGTGGAGGAGTTTTGTCTGGACCCCCAATGGGTCccaagggaggaggggctgcctcTTCAGTGGGGGCTCCTAGTGGGGGTAAACAGcaccctccacccaccacccccatttCAATATCAAGCTCTGGGGCTGGTGGTGCTCCCCCAACAAAGCCACCTAACACTCCAGTGGGTGGTGGAAACCTACCCTCTGCTCCACCACCAGCCACCTTCCCCCATGTGACACCAAAcctgcctcccccacctgctctgaGACCCCTTAACAATGCATCAGCCTCTCCTCCTGGCCTGGGGGCCCAGCCACTACCTGGGCAtctgccctctccccatgccATGGGGCAGGGTATGGGTGGACTTCCTCCTGGCCCAGAGAAGGGCCCCACTCTTGCTCCCTCACCCCATCCTCTgccccctgcttcctcctcttctgccccAGCCCCGCCAATGAGGTATCCATACTCGTCTGCAGGTAGCAGCTCTGCAGCAGCCTCCTCTTCcagttcttcctcttcctctgcctcccagtACCCAGCTTCCCAGGCATTGCCCAGTTatccccactccttccctcccccaacaAGCCTGTCTGTCTCCAATCAGCCACCCAAATACACTCAGCCTTCCCTTCCATCCCAGGCTGTATGGAGCCAgggtccccccccacctcctccctatGGCCGTCTCTTAGCCAACAGCAATGCCCACCCaggccccttccctccttccactgGAGGCCAGTCCACAGGCCACCCACCAGCCCCAacacatcaccatcaccaccagcaacaacagcagcaacagcagcagcagcagcagcagcaacagcagcaacagcagcaacagcaacatCATGGGAGCTCTGGGCCCCCTCCACCTGGAGCATATCCCCATTCCCTGGAGAGCAGTAGCTCCCACCATTCCCACCCTTATGCCATGTCGCCCTCCCTGGGGTCTCTGAGGCCCTACCCACCAGGGCCAGCACACCTGCCCCCACCTCACAGCCAGGTGTCCTACAGCCAAGCGGGCCCCAATGgccccccaccctcttcctcttccaactcctcttcttcctctcaagGATCCTACCCATGTTcacacccctccccttcccagggcCCCCAAGGAGCGCCCTATCCCTTCCCACCGGTGCCTCCGGTCACCACCTCTTCGGCTACGCTTTCCACGGTCATTGCCACAGTGGCTTCCTCGCCAGCGGGCTACAAAACAGCTTCCCCACCTGGGCCCCCGCCGTATGGAAAGAGAGCCCCGTCCCCAGGGGCCTACAAGACAGCCACCCCACCGGGATACAAGCCGGGGTCGCCTCCCTCCTTCCGAACAGGGACCCCACCCGGCTACCGAGGCGCCTCGCCGCCCGCGGGCCCAGGGACCTTCAAGCCAGGCTCGCCCACTGTGGGGCCAGGGCCTCTGCCACCTGCCGGGCCCTCAGGCCTGtcctccctgccaccaccacctgCGGCCCCTGCCTCGGGGCCGCCCCTGAACGCCACGCAGATCAAGCAAGAGCCGGCTGAAGAGTATGAGACCCCCGAGAGCCCGGCGCCCCCGGCCCGCAGCCCCTCGCCCCCTCCCAAGGTGGTAGACGTGCCCAGCCATGCCAGCCAGTCAGCCAG GTTCAACAAACACCTGGACCGCGGCTTTAACTCGTGCGCGCGCAGCGACCTGTACTTCGTGCCGCTGGAGGGCTCCAAGCTGGCCAAGAAGCGGGCCGACCTGGTTGAGAAGGTGCGGCGCGAGGCCGAGCAGCGCGCGCGCGAAGAAAAGGAGCGCGAGCGCGAGCGGGAACGCGAGAAGGAGCGGGAACGCGAGAAGGAGCGCGAGCTGGAACGCAGCGTG AAGTTGGCTCAGGAGGGCCGGGCTCCAGTGGAGTGCCCATCTCTCGGCCCAGTGCCCCATCGCCCTCCATTTGAGCCGGGCAGTGCTGTGGCTACAGTGCCCCCCTACCTGGGTCCTGACACTCCAGCCCTGCGCACGCTCAGTGAATACGCCCGGCCCCACGTCATGTCTCCTGGCAATCGCAACCATCCATTCTACGTGCCCTTAGGGGCAGTGGACCCGGGGCTCCTGGGTTACAATGTCCCGGCCTTGTACAGCAGTGACCCAGCAGCCCGGGAGAGGGAGCGGGAAGCCCGTGAACGAGACCTCCGTGACCGCCTCAAGCCTGGCTTTGAGGTGAAGCCCAGTGAGCTGGAACCCCTACATGGGGTCCCTGGGCCGGGCCTGGATCCCTTCCCCCGACATGGGGGCCTGGCTCTGCAGCCTGGCCCACCCGGCCTGCACCCTTTCCCCTTTCATCCGAGCCTGGGGCCCCTGGAGAGAGAACGTCTAGCGCTGGCAGCTGGTCCAGCCCTGCGGCCTGACATGTCATACGCCGAGCGTCTGGCAGCCGAGAGGCAGCATGCAGAAAGGGTGGCAGCCCTGGGCAATGACCCGCTGGCCCGGCTGCAGATGCTCAATGTGACCCCCCATCACCACCAGCACTCCCACATCCACTCCCACCTGCACCTCCACCAGCAGGACGCCATCCATGCAG